A window of the Sediminispirochaeta bajacaliforniensis DSM 16054 genome harbors these coding sequences:
- a CDS encoding aminotransferase-like domain-containing protein — MSLIETMVQSLRQAIEEGRYAPGDQLPSIRESAERWGCNKLTAKKAYDRLKAEGYIENSVGRGSFVKYPRRIESERGLFPFQVASIGEDLFPLDAVRTLTGELFAEVGVSLFAAAPPGGNSRCLDALSSFYRTPRDRTVVISGAQQGLDLAGKLFSGSLSDVVLFEDPTYSGAVNLFRPKRFVPLLEDGPDLDLLEKHAREGIEAFYTMPQIHNPTGISYTPEVMKRITELASTYGFLIIEDDYLSEFLPSFFDDPPMRFLDLIPERTIYIKSLSKVTAPGIRIGILVAPGALREDLLFSKFTADIGTSSFMQHLVAALVESGTLKESILINRKICEDRRRHLEILLARYPFLSFTAGRLGYNIWVTSTIDPSLPSAPWAGGENFSFDPASRYRFRLSFMGMSEERFVAGLKYLGGVFDALGNDGPKGIF; from the coding sequence ATGTCTCTTATCGAAACTATGGTTCAATCATTGCGGCAGGCCATCGAGGAGGGGCGCTATGCTCCCGGGGATCAGCTCCCTTCTATTCGCGAGTCTGCCGAGAGATGGGGGTGCAACAAGTTGACGGCCAAAAAGGCATATGATCGCCTCAAGGCCGAAGGGTATATAGAAAACAGTGTCGGCAGGGGCTCCTTTGTCAAATACCCCCGCCGAATCGAATCCGAACGCGGGCTCTTTCCCTTTCAGGTTGCGTCCATCGGCGAGGACCTTTTTCCTCTGGATGCTGTCAGGACATTGACGGGCGAGCTTTTTGCGGAGGTCGGTGTGTCGCTATTTGCCGCAGCCCCGCCTGGTGGAAACTCCCGCTGTCTCGACGCCCTCTCTTCCTTTTACCGCACACCGCGGGATAGGACGGTGGTTATCTCCGGTGCCCAGCAGGGGCTTGATCTTGCCGGCAAGCTCTTTTCCGGCTCGCTTTCGGATGTGGTTCTCTTTGAAGATCCCACCTACTCAGGGGCCGTCAACCTTTTCAGGCCGAAACGCTTTGTTCCCCTCCTTGAGGATGGTCCCGATCTCGATCTTCTGGAGAAGCATGCCAGGGAGGGAATCGAGGCGTTTTATACAATGCCGCAAATCCATAACCCGACGGGAATCAGTTATACCCCGGAAGTTATGAAGCGGATTACCGAACTTGCTTCCACATACGGGTTCCTCATCATTGAAGACGACTATCTTTCCGAATTCCTGCCTTCGTTTTTTGATGATCCACCTATGCGTTTTCTCGATTTGATTCCCGAGCGGACCATCTACATAAAAAGCTTGTCCAAGGTGACTGCACCTGGAATTCGAATCGGCATTCTTGTTGCTCCGGGGGCACTGAGGGAAGACCTTTTGTTCAGTAAATTTACCGCGGATATCGGAACAAGCAGTTTTATGCAGCATCTGGTCGCCGCTCTCGTTGAATCGGGAACACTAAAAGAGAGTATCCTGATCAACCGAAAGATTTGTGAAGACCGGAGGAGACACCTTGAAATACTTCTGGCCCGTTACCCCTTCCTTTCCTTCACCGCCGGCCGTCTGGGATACAACATCTGGGTCACCAGTACCATAGATCCCTCGCTTCCCTCGGCTCCCTGGGCCGGGGGCGAGAATTTTTCGTTTGATCCTGCTTCCCGTTACCGGTTTCGACTCTCCTTCATGGGAATGTCTGAAGAGCGCTTTGTAGCCGGACTCAAATATCTTGGCGGCGTTTTCGACGCCTTGGGCAACGACGGGCCGAAGGGAATTTTCTGA
- a CDS encoding MBL fold metallo-hydrolase codes for MKQSSCTVTILGSGTSHGVPVIACICPVCRSKNPKNHRSRASALVRGAEDEVILFDTAPEFRLQALREGISHIDAVFYTHAHADHLHGLDDLRPLSFNGPIPLYGSAETMDEIRRRFSYIFSSGQEGGGKPKVLLKPIGPGDHITIGSLEVIPIPLLHGYLPVFGYRIGPFAYLTDCSTIPESSYELLAGIRYVVIDALRPEPHPTHFSFGQALEAVRKIGAEKAWFTHLTHDVDHEDIRRMLPTGVEPAWDGLSFRVDIHNGFG; via the coding sequence ATGAAGCAATCATCATGTACCGTTACCATCCTTGGATCCGGGACCAGCCACGGCGTGCCGGTCATCGCTTGTATCTGTCCTGTCTGCCGTTCAAAAAATCCGAAAAACCATCGCAGCCGGGCCAGTGCTCTGGTCCGCGGGGCGGAAGACGAGGTTATTCTCTTTGATACCGCTCCCGAGTTTCGCCTCCAGGCACTGCGGGAGGGAATTTCCCACATTGATGCGGTTTTCTATACCCATGCCCATGCGGACCATCTTCACGGCTTGGACGATCTGCGTCCTTTAAGCTTCAACGGCCCCATCCCCCTGTATGGGTCGGCCGAAACCATGGACGAGATACGTCGCCGCTTTTCCTATATCTTTTCCTCAGGCCAGGAGGGGGGCGGCAAACCCAAGGTTCTGCTCAAGCCCATTGGGCCGGGAGATCATATCACCATCGGCTCCCTTGAAGTGATTCCCATACCGCTGCTCCACGGCTACCTTCCCGTATTCGGTTACAGAATCGGCCCCTTTGCCTATCTTACGGACTGCAGCACCATCCCGGAATCTAGTTATGAACTGCTTGCGGGAATCCGTTACGTGGTTATCGACGCCCTCAGACCGGAACCCCATCCCACCCATTTTTCCTTCGGCCAGGCCCTTGAGGCGGTACGGAAGATCGGGGCCGAAAAGGCGTGGTTCACCCATCTTACCCATGATGTCGATCATGAGGATATTCGAAGGATGCTCCCGACCGGGGTGGAACCGGCCTGGGACGGGCTCTCATTCCGGGTGGATATACACAATGGATTCGGCTGA
- the fliS gene encoding flagellar export chaperone FliS: MNRYNGVNAYKTTSIKTAGGGKLIIMLYDEAIKQLEYAVKLLGAESKKYDAINAAILRAQDMVTELMVSLDFDQGGEIATGLFSLYTFFNRQMMEANLEKNSDKLSVVKNQLSELREAWDQIISGKASKSEGSASGGINIAG, from the coding sequence GTGAACCGGTATAATGGAGTAAACGCCTACAAAACGACAAGCATCAAAACCGCCGGCGGTGGAAAGCTGATCATCATGCTCTATGATGAGGCAATCAAACAGCTGGAATACGCGGTTAAACTTCTCGGAGCGGAAAGTAAAAAATACGATGCAATCAATGCAGCGATTCTCCGAGCCCAGGATATGGTAACCGAATTGATGGTTTCCCTTGATTTTGATCAGGGCGGTGAGATAGCAACGGGGCTTTTTAGCCTCTACACCTTTTTCAATCGTCAGATGATGGAAGCAAACCTTGAGAAAAACAGCGATAAGCTGTCGGTGGTTAAAAACCAGCTGTCCGAACTTCGGGAAGCGTGGGACCAAATCATCTCGGGGAAGGCCTCCAAGTCGGAAGGCAGTGCCTCCGGCGGAATCAATATCGCAGGCTAG
- a CDS encoding PhoH family protein, with amino-acid sequence MAGDDRNSNDRKVFIIDTNVFIHKYDAILSFRDSEIVVPLWVLEELDKLKTYSDERGRNARHAIRFLDSITKHGDPTSGSKMENGSILRVALHYDDDIEIGLDRSRPDNKIILTALTIQNRDGRMVFFVSKDINARVKASALGLKAVDYEKQKVNFAELYSGYRGANIGSDSYQLFSQEEFLNWKDTLNPNEFVVLEDKEHDEPLLGRYNGRDGGLDLVDELPGAISGIHPLNMEQRMALELLLDDTVKLVTLVGKAGTGKTLLAIAAGLKKVFDDSAYGRMLISRPIVPLGKDIGYLPGAKEEKLSHWMQPLFDNLEFILSVHKRPNLKSVDAIISSNMVEIEAITYIRGRSLPNQFIIIDEAQNLSPHEIKTIVSRAGEGTKVVLTGDPYQIDSPYLDASSNGLTYLVEAFKGQRIYGQVLLEHTERSPLAELAAELL; translated from the coding sequence ATGGCAGGAGATGACAGAAACAGCAATGATCGTAAGGTCTTCATTATCGATACCAACGTCTTCATCCACAAGTATGATGCGATCCTGAGTTTCCGAGACAGCGAAATCGTCGTACCCCTCTGGGTTCTCGAAGAATTGGACAAGCTCAAAACCTACAGCGACGAACGAGGCCGGAACGCCAGGCATGCAATCCGATTCCTCGATTCAATCACCAAGCATGGAGATCCGACTAGCGGTTCCAAGATGGAGAACGGGTCGATTTTGCGGGTGGCCCTTCACTATGATGACGATATCGAAATAGGTCTGGATCGAAGCAGACCCGACAACAAGATTATTCTTACGGCGCTGACTATCCAGAACAGGGACGGCAGAATGGTGTTTTTCGTCTCGAAGGATATAAATGCCAGGGTCAAGGCCTCCGCCCTCGGGCTGAAGGCCGTCGACTATGAAAAGCAAAAGGTCAATTTCGCCGAACTCTATTCCGGCTATCGGGGAGCTAATATCGGCTCTGACAGCTATCAGCTTTTTTCCCAGGAGGAATTTCTCAACTGGAAAGATACCCTCAACCCAAACGAATTTGTCGTTCTGGAAGATAAGGAGCATGACGAACCCCTTTTAGGTCGCTACAACGGCCGGGACGGGGGGCTCGATCTGGTGGACGAATTGCCCGGCGCGATCAGCGGAATCCATCCCCTTAATATGGAACAGAGAATGGCCCTTGAGTTACTTCTCGACGATACGGTAAAACTCGTAACCCTTGTGGGAAAAGCGGGAACCGGAAAGACCCTGCTTGCCATTGCCGCAGGGTTGAAAAAGGTTTTTGATGATTCCGCCTACGGCAGGATGCTGATAAGTCGTCCCATCGTTCCCCTCGGCAAGGATATCGGCTATCTTCCCGGAGCAAAGGAAGAGAAACTCTCCCACTGGATGCAGCCTCTCTTCGATAACCTCGAGTTTATTCTTTCGGTCCATAAACGCCCCAATCTCAAAAGTGTCGATGCCATCATCTCAAGCAACATGGTGGAGATCGAGGCCATCACCTATATTCGGGGGAGAAGCCTTCCGAACCAGTTCATCATCATTGATGAGGCCCAGAACCTTTCTCCCCACGAGATAAAGACCATCGTCAGCAGGGCAGGGGAGGGCACCAAGGTCGTTTTGACCGGTGATCCCTATCAGATCGACAGCCCCTACCTTGATGCAAGTTCCAACGGACTGACTTATCTTGTCGAGGCCTTCAAGGGACAGCGTATCTACGGGCAGGTTCTTCTGGAGCACACCGAACGAAGTCCCCTTGCCGAGCTTGCCGCCGAGTTGCTTTAA
- the pdxS gene encoding pyridoxal 5'-phosphate synthase lyase subunit PdxS produces MDRSREKINKGFAEMFKNGVIMDVTTPDQAKIAEDAGACAVMALERVPSDIRKIGGVARMSDPAMIRSIMGAVSIPVMAKCRIGHITEARILEALEIDFIDESEVLTPADEERHIDKKLFKVPFVCGARNLGEALRRINEGASMIRTKGEAGTGNIVEAVRHTRTIAGEIAGLQGLDEEGRKRKAAEYRVPIELVEQTATLKRVPLVNFAAGGVATPADAALMMELGCDGVFVGSGIFTSEHPEKMAAAIVEAVIHYQDPKRLADISSGLGAAMKGLEIATLQTVMAGR; encoded by the coding sequence ATGGACAGGTCACGAGAAAAGATCAACAAGGGTTTCGCCGAAATGTTCAAGAACGGCGTCATCATGGATGTAACGACCCCCGATCAGGCAAAAATCGCCGAAGATGCCGGAGCTTGTGCGGTCATGGCACTTGAACGGGTGCCTTCCGATATCAGAAAGATAGGGGGCGTGGCACGGATGAGCGATCCGGCCATGATCCGTTCGATCATGGGAGCGGTGAGCATCCCGGTGATGGCAAAATGCAGGATAGGGCACATCACCGAGGCACGTATCCTGGAGGCGCTGGAGATAGACTTTATCGACGAAAGCGAGGTACTGACGCCCGCCGATGAAGAACGCCACATAGACAAGAAGCTTTTCAAGGTTCCCTTTGTCTGCGGTGCCAGAAACCTTGGCGAGGCACTTCGGCGTATCAATGAAGGGGCAAGCATGATCAGAACCAAGGGCGAAGCGGGTACCGGCAACATCGTCGAAGCGGTTCGCCACACCAGAACGATTGCAGGCGAGATCGCCGGCCTGCAGGGGCTCGACGAGGAAGGCCGTAAGCGGAAAGCTGCCGAATACCGGGTACCCATAGAACTTGTAGAACAGACAGCCACATTGAAAAGAGTTCCGCTAGTCAACTTTGCAGCCGGCGGGGTTGCAACTCCGGCTGATGCAGCCCTCATGATGGAGCTGGGCTGCGATGGTGTCTTTGTCGGCTCCGGTATCTTTACCAGCGAGCATCCGGAAAAGATGGCGGCGGCGATTGTGGAAGCGGTTATTCACTACCAGGACCCGAAACGCCTGGCTGACATCTCATCCGGCTTGGGGGCCGCCATGAAGGGGCTTGAGATAGCCACGCTCCAGACGGTTATGGCGGGAAGATGA
- a CDS encoding polysaccharide deacetylase family protein: MRRTVLFLLIMGFCASSLTAEVDFSGLRLSKDDQLLFSARTESPVYGSFDTLLASDLSTGTISQLSFFPEQVALLDRGERIQIRNRFGVFRSGAGLKGLETVGAFPSFGSGADIESGKLLQISSSPDGRFLVYLEPTGDAYADLYLYEVESEELFQVSSSVEISYNDPPALWAGNSEFFVYQKGGDVYYFSMEQKAGDRVIDESYRKIGPGGISSVVWSKQNELFYIRRNLVYRILGSEFFARSIYGGMLDIGTIVGKVPFVFDPNFDAFVVSPDGNKLLYNRGGRSLFLYYLQADDYLAEGGIKSLPYLLLPRNTRVKQILWSSGNIITVLTGSFEDGGKKSGLFRIDLTVESDALSFQQIPGSGVSDIELSPNEELVAVVRGDGVDLKAYDSWKSVSAFTHPDPMHVLWPSDKELLIAGKRYTELVGLDKGERRIIALSQAGEYGFTEAGEEENIVGGRSFRLTGSDDFTAWEELKEQSALVDPSTAGTAFRVYIESVNGSSYRNIVMVRSVAGYGTKRLFPEPEKRYVPFPDVDEPLVGESFTHGSRIRRREVALIFNAIDSPEGLTEVLQVLDDYALRATFFVNGEFIRRNPGAVKELASSRHEIGSLFYVYFNMTDARFKVDVDFIKRGLARNEDDFFDATGKELSLLWHAPYYFVSTNIISAGKAMNYRYVGRDVDPLDWVPETECDGDSFYLASRDIVERIMQLKQPGSIIPIRLGELEEGRGDYLFQYLDLLINGLIREGYSIVPVTTLMEHAR, encoded by the coding sequence ATGAGAAGAACGGTACTGTTTCTGCTGATAATGGGGTTTTGTGCCTCTTCCCTGACTGCGGAAGTCGATTTTTCAGGACTTCGTCTTTCCAAGGATGATCAATTGCTCTTTTCCGCTCGTACCGAAAGCCCTGTGTATGGTTCTTTCGATACCTTGCTTGCAAGTGATCTTTCCACGGGAACGATCAGTCAGCTCTCGTTTTTTCCCGAGCAGGTTGCCTTGCTCGACAGGGGGGAGCGGATACAGATTCGTAACCGCTTTGGGGTGTTTCGAAGCGGGGCGGGGCTGAAAGGACTTGAAACGGTGGGGGCCTTTCCCAGTTTCGGTTCCGGGGCCGATATCGAAAGCGGTAAGCTTTTGCAGATATCCTCTTCTCCCGACGGTCGGTTTCTTGTCTACCTTGAGCCGACAGGTGATGCTTACGCGGATCTCTATCTCTATGAAGTGGAAAGTGAGGAACTCTTTCAGGTCTCTTCATCGGTGGAGATTAGTTATAATGATCCCCCGGCGCTCTGGGCGGGAAATTCCGAATTCTTCGTCTACCAGAAGGGTGGAGATGTCTACTATTTTTCCATGGAGCAAAAGGCCGGTGACCGGGTTATCGACGAATCGTATCGGAAGATCGGCCCCGGTGGTATCTCCAGTGTGGTGTGGTCGAAGCAGAACGAGCTTTTTTATATCAGAAGAAATCTTGTCTACCGTATCCTTGGTTCGGAATTCTTTGCCAGATCGATTTACGGGGGGATGCTTGATATCGGAACCATCGTGGGAAAGGTTCCCTTTGTCTTTGATCCGAATTTCGATGCCTTTGTGGTGAGTCCGGACGGAAACAAGCTCCTTTATAATCGGGGAGGCCGCAGCCTTTTCCTCTATTATCTTCAGGCCGATGATTATCTGGCTGAAGGCGGCATCAAATCCTTGCCCTATCTTTTGCTTCCCCGCAATACAAGAGTGAAGCAGATCCTCTGGTCTTCCGGCAATATCATTACGGTGTTGACCGGTAGTTTTGAAGACGGCGGTAAGAAGAGCGGTCTTTTTCGGATCGATCTTACCGTTGAGAGTGACGCCCTCAGCTTTCAGCAGATACCGGGCAGCGGTGTTTCCGATATAGAGCTTTCTCCCAACGAGGAGCTTGTCGCGGTGGTGCGAGGTGACGGGGTCGATCTGAAGGCGTATGATAGCTGGAAAAGCGTTTCTGCCTTTACCCATCCCGATCCGATGCATGTATTATGGCCCAGCGATAAGGAGCTGCTTATTGCCGGTAAACGGTATACCGAGTTGGTCGGCCTTGATAAAGGAGAGCGCCGCATTATCGCCCTGAGTCAGGCGGGGGAATACGGTTTTACCGAAGCCGGGGAGGAAGAGAATATTGTAGGAGGTCGTTCTTTTCGCCTTACCGGTTCGGATGATTTCACTGCTTGGGAAGAACTGAAAGAACAATCTGCCTTGGTCGACCCCTCCACCGCGGGAACGGCATTTAGGGTTTATATCGAATCGGTGAACGGCAGCAGCTATCGCAACATTGTCATGGTGCGGAGCGTCGCCGGCTACGGAACGAAACGGCTCTTTCCGGAACCTGAAAAACGTTATGTTCCCTTTCCCGATGTCGATGAGCCCCTTGTCGGCGAAAGCTTTACTCACGGATCGCGTATCAGACGTCGGGAGGTCGCCCTTATTTTCAATGCCATCGATAGTCCCGAAGGGCTAACCGAGGTGTTGCAGGTCCTCGACGACTATGCCCTTCGTGCGACCTTCTTTGTCAACGGAGAGTTTATTCGCCGCAATCCGGGTGCGGTAAAAGAGCTGGCTTCCTCCCGCCACGAGATCGGTAGTCTGTTTTACGTCTATTTCAACATGACTGATGCACGGTTCAAGGTCGATGTCGACTTTATCAAACGGGGACTTGCCCGCAACGAGGATGATTTTTTCGACGCCACGGGGAAGGAACTCTCGCTTTTGTGGCATGCACCCTACTACTTTGTCAGCACCAATATCATTTCGGCCGGAAAGGCTATGAACTACCGCTATGTGGGAAGGGATGTCGATCCTCTGGATTGGGTACCTGAAACTGAATGTGACGGAGATAGCTTTTATCTTGCAAGCAGGGATATTGTCGAACGAATCATGCAGCTGAAGCAGCCAGGATCGATCATCCCCATCCGTCTTGGAGAGCTCGAAGAAGGCCGGGGCGATTACCTGTTTCAGTATCTTGATCTTTTGATAAACGGACTCATTCGGGAAGGATATTCCATCGTTCCCGTTACCACCTTGATGGAGCACGCCAGATGA
- the pdxT gene encoding pyridoxal 5'-phosphate synthase glutaminase subunit PdxT, which translates to MSKNRPVVGILTFQGAVQEHIAPLAQVGAEYRLVRLPKELERIDALIIPGGESTVINRFLHRYGMIDPMRAFAQNGHRIWGICAGAIVLATNVDGEAGKGASLLEFQVRRNDYGRQLASGDNLVFSPEFLPTEGAMMPFIRAPRFAASKSREVKAIATLENGEPVGFIGGSQENILATAFHPELSDVMSFHAWVAGEPLPRDIKATRRQARQGDFVRCAPEEPARRYAVP; encoded by the coding sequence ATGAGTAAAAATAGACCTGTTGTCGGCATCCTCACCTTTCAGGGAGCCGTACAGGAGCACATAGCCCCCCTTGCCCAGGTTGGTGCCGAGTATAGGCTGGTACGCCTTCCCAAAGAACTCGAGAGGATTGATGCACTGATCATCCCGGGTGGTGAAAGCACCGTTATAAATCGCTTCCTCCACCGTTACGGGATGATCGATCCAATGAGAGCCTTTGCGCAAAACGGGCACAGGATCTGGGGGATTTGTGCGGGAGCGATTGTCCTGGCGACAAATGTCGACGGAGAGGCGGGAAAAGGTGCATCACTATTGGAGTTCCAGGTACGAAGGAACGACTACGGCAGGCAGCTGGCCAGCGGTGATAACCTGGTCTTCTCCCCGGAATTTCTCCCCACAGAAGGGGCGATGATGCCTTTCATACGGGCCCCCCGATTCGCAGCATCCAAGAGCAGGGAGGTGAAGGCCATAGCAACACTAGAAAACGGCGAACCCGTCGGTTTTATCGGCGGCAGCCAGGAGAACATCCTTGCCACCGCCTTTCATCCGGAACTTAGCGACGTAATGAGCTTCCACGCCTGGGTCGCCGGAGAGCCCCTGCCGCGGGATATTAAAGCAACTCGGCGGCAAGCTCGGCAAGGGGACTTCGTTCGGTGTGCTCCAGAAGAACCTGCCCGTAGATACGCTGTCCCTTGA
- a CDS encoding NADH-dependent [FeFe] hydrogenase, group A6 — protein sequence MKTVNIRINGESVQVPEGTTILKAAEQVNVKIPVLCYHPDLPPWAACGICVVKLENSPKMVRACATPVSEGMGIITHDPELHEIRRTVIELILSTHPNDCLKCGRNGNCELQKLAADFGIREQPFEQRIREIEPDTSTPSIVFNPEKCVNCGRCANVCQVMQGVWALEFIGRGENVRIAPSADDSLNDSPCIKCGQCSAHCPVGAIFEKDETGKLLAAIRDPEKHVAVQIAPAVRVALGEAFGMEPGEISTGKIYAALRKLGIDAVFDTNFSADLTIMEEGSELVQRLTKGTGAIPQITSCCPAWTDFMEKYYPDMIPNFSTAKSPMMMQGAITKTYYAEKKKIDPANIYSAAIMPCTAKKYEITRCEKMYSSGYQDVDVVLTTRELARLIKAMGIDFASLKDEKADSPIGAYSGAGTIFGVTGGVMEAALRTAHKLITGKELEKVEVNEVRGVEGVRKGEVDIDGKKVKVAIAHGMANVSQILDEVRDAREKGEEPPYHFIEVMACRGGCISGGGQPYGTTDEVRKKRIAGLYKDDVNSAVRCSHENPEISQIYKEFLGEPLGHKSHELLHTGYTPRPLYRK from the coding sequence GTGAAAACCGTCAATATACGAATCAACGGCGAATCGGTCCAGGTTCCCGAAGGAACGACCATTCTCAAGGCAGCAGAGCAGGTGAATGTAAAGATTCCCGTTCTTTGCTATCATCCCGACCTTCCCCCCTGGGCCGCCTGTGGTATTTGCGTTGTAAAGTTGGAGAACAGCCCCAAAATGGTTAGGGCCTGCGCCACCCCTGTTTCCGAAGGGATGGGCATCATTACCCATGATCCAGAACTCCATGAGATCAGACGTACCGTCATTGAATTGATTCTTTCGACTCACCCCAACGACTGCCTTAAATGCGGACGGAACGGGAATTGTGAACTTCAGAAGCTTGCAGCGGATTTCGGTATCCGGGAGCAGCCCTTTGAACAGCGGATACGTGAGATCGAACCCGACACATCGACTCCGTCGATCGTGTTCAACCCGGAAAAATGCGTAAACTGCGGCCGCTGTGCCAATGTGTGTCAGGTTATGCAGGGTGTATGGGCCCTTGAGTTTATCGGACGCGGTGAGAATGTAAGAATTGCACCCTCTGCCGATGATAGCTTGAACGACAGTCCCTGTATCAAGTGTGGTCAGTGTTCGGCCCACTGTCCGGTTGGAGCCATCTTCGAAAAGGATGAAACCGGAAAACTGCTTGCTGCCATCAGAGATCCCGAAAAGCATGTTGCCGTCCAGATTGCTCCCGCAGTTAGGGTCGCTCTTGGAGAGGCCTTCGGTATGGAACCTGGGGAGATCAGCACGGGAAAGATCTATGCTGCACTGCGCAAGCTGGGGATAGATGCGGTATTCGATACCAATTTTTCCGCCGACCTTACCATCATGGAAGAGGGAAGCGAGCTGGTTCAGCGGCTCACCAAGGGAACCGGTGCAATCCCGCAGATCACCAGCTGCTGTCCTGCATGGACGGACTTCATGGAAAAGTACTACCCGGATATGATTCCCAATTTCTCGACGGCAAAAAGCCCAATGATGATGCAGGGTGCAATCACCAAGACCTACTATGCCGAGAAAAAGAAGATCGATCCGGCAAATATCTACTCTGCCGCCATCATGCCTTGTACCGCGAAAAAATATGAGATTACCCGCTGTGAAAAGATGTACAGCTCGGGTTACCAGGATGTCGATGTTGTTCTGACTACGAGAGAACTTGCACGTCTCATCAAGGCGATGGGGATCGATTTTGCAAGCCTGAAGGACGAGAAGGCGGATAGCCCCATCGGTGCATACTCCGGTGCAGGTACCATTTTCGGTGTTACCGGAGGTGTTATGGAGGCTGCGCTACGTACCGCTCATAAGCTTATTACCGGCAAGGAGCTGGAAAAGGTTGAGGTTAATGAGGTCCGCGGTGTCGAAGGTGTGAGAAAGGGAGAGGTCGATATCGACGGCAAAAAGGTAAAGGTTGCAATTGCCCATGGTATGGCCAATGTGAGCCAGATCCTCGATGAGGTCCGGGATGCCCGTGAAAAGGGCGAAGAACCCCCTTATCATTTTATCGAGGTAATGGCGTGCCGAGGCGGTTGTATCTCCGGCGGTGGCCAGCCTTACGGTACTACCGACGAGGTCCGAAAAAAGAGAATCGCAGGGCTCTACAAGGACGATGTTAACTCTGCTGTTCGCTGTAGCCATGAAAACCCTGAGATCTCTCAGATCTACAAAGAGTTCCTTGGTGAACCTTTGGGCCACAAGAGCCACGAGTTGCTTCATACCGGCTATACGCCGAGACCGCTCTACCGCAAATAG
- a CDS encoding zinc-ribbon domain-containing protein has protein sequence MEPVSFCPHCGHVLERGERICPGCGIEIVDPPRFESLSFEEVVENSFLRLEKVALRGYERRLEVARLRLEELDRELEQIIELAIPSCRQ, from the coding sequence ATGGAACCGGTATCTTTCTGCCCTCATTGCGGGCATGTTCTGGAACGTGGGGAGCGGATCTGTCCGGGGTGCGGCATCGAAATTGTTGATCCGCCCCGGTTTGAATCGCTCAGCTTCGAGGAGGTTGTGGAGAACTCCTTTCTGCGCCTTGAGAAGGTGGCACTCCGCGGCTATGAGCGTCGATTGGAGGTGGCCCGCTTGCGACTTGAAGAACTTGATCGGGAATTGGAACAAATTATTGAACTGGCGATTCCTTCATGCCGACAATAA